The Synechococcus sp. BL107 nucleotide sequence AACAGCCGCACTTCAAATCCTCGAAGACACCCTTCAAACCCCAACGGCAGCAGTGATCCTCGAGCCTCTGCTCCAAGGGGCAGGGGGCATGACCATGGTGCGTCCGGACTTTCTTCGGGAGGTTGAACGCAGAACAAAAGCTGCCGGAGCCCTGCTCATTGCCGATGAAGTCCTCACTGGATTTGGACGCTGCGGCGACTGGTTTGCTAGCCGCCGTGCCGGGATACGTCCAGACCTCATGGCGTTGTCCAAAGGTCTCACGGGAGGCTGCTTACCAATGGGGGTGACCATGGCCAGTGAAGCCGTGTTCGAAGCCTTTATCGGAGACGACCCCAACCTCACCCTGTGGCATGGCCACAGCTTCACGGCCAATCCCCTGGGCTGTGCCGCTGCGAACGCCAGCCTGACGTTGCTCGAACGCAATCCAATGGCATTCCAAAACTTCGAGGCACGCCATCGGCCGCACCTCGAAGCTCTTTCCCAGCACCCGCGTGTGGAACGAGCACGGTTGCTGGGAACGGTCGCTGCCTTCGATTTGGTCGTTGGTGGAACCGCCGGCTACCTCAACCCGGCAGGCCCCACGGTCAAACGCATCGCCATGGAGCACGGCGTTTTTCTTCGTCCCCTCGGCCAGGTGGTGTATCTCTTACCGCCGCTCTGCATCAGTGATGCGCAACTTGAGCAGTGCTACGGAGCCATCCAAACCGCTCTCGATCAACTCTGAACCAACCATCCCCGGCAGAGGGCAAGTCTTAAGGACCAGCCTGGATCGCCGCCTCCACATCAGCGCGCGACAGCCCATAGGGCAGGGAGCATTGCGTTTCCGAGCTGCTCCCAGATGCCTGCCAAATCACCTTGAGGTCTTCACGGTCCAAGAGAAGAACGGCACTCCAAGCAGGTCGTTCCAATTGCCATCGGCACGGATCATTGTCGATCCGAATGGCGCCCAATTGAAGCAGCCATTGCTCAAGCGCTCGGAGGGAGTGCTGATTGAGTGGTGAACTCTCCGGTGGAAGGGGGGACGGCATCGGATCGCAGGTTGGAGGTTCTCAAAGTCTGCTCATCGGTGAGCCAAGACGGCGACACTTGCCAATCCCGGCCTTGCACAACCGCCACTCCCAATCCCAGCAACAAGCTGAGAAGGAGCGCCAAGCTCAGCAGAACCAAAGAAAACCATTCACCTCCTGACAGTGGACGTCGTTCACCAATCCCGTTCCAAGGATCAGAGGTGGCCTTCTGAACGACGTGAGGCCTCGCAGTGGTTTCGCGCAGCATGGCGTCGTAAGCATCGCGACGCCCAGGGTCCGCCAGAAGGGCGTAGGACTCCTTGAGCTGTTGAAACGCAAGGCTGGCCTGCGCTTCAGGTAGCGCCGTAGTGTCGGGATGCAATGCTTTGCTCTTGCGCCGGAATGCCTGGCGCAATGCTTCCGGATCAACTCCTGGGGCCACACCGAGCCGTTGGTAGTGGCTGATGGAGACGTCCGGCACAGACTTGATCTGGTCCTTCATCCTAAGAAAAGTTGCCCACGCAGCCCATGGCCGATGCCACACCGGGAGCTGAATATTGGACGGCACTCGGTTGGCAACCGTCGACGGAGCAGGTGGATCAGCTTGCAATGCTGCAAGTCCTGTTGCGGGAATGGAACGCGAAAGTCAACCTCACCCGACTCGTGGAGGGCGATGACTACTGGATCAATCAAGTGTTTGACAGCTTGTGGCCCTTAGCGGCTGAGTTGAACAAACCCCACCAACCCAGAACCTGCATGGATGTCGGCACAGGTGGTGGATTCCCGGGATTAGCGATCGCGATTGCCCTACCGGGCGCGCATATGACACTGCTGGACTCCGTGGGCCGTAAAACGGCAGCGGTGGAGGCGATGGCCAGCAAGCTTGGCCTCGCGGATCGCGTGGCCGTTCGCACCGAACGGATCGAAACGACAGGCCATGATCGCGCCTGCCGCGGCCAGTTCGACCTCGCCATGGCTCGCGCCGTTGCGGCAGCCCCCGTCGTGGCGGAATACCTCGTTCCCCTTTTGAAACCCAAAGGGGAAGCACTGCTTTTTCGAGGGCAATGGTCTGAGGACGACACCGCACAATTCCACAATGTGCTGACGCCGCTGAAGGCTCAATTAACTGGGGTAGAGGCGCGTCAGCTGCCGTCCGAACGGGGTATCCGTCACCTCTTGCGCGTGCAGCCCACTGGAACCTGTCCATCGTCCTATCCACGGGCCGTTGGCATTCCTAGCCGGACACCGCTGGGCTCCTAAACAGGCTTCAAATGCTGGTCAGCCGCTTTTGAGCGTCGCCCGCCAACCGATGTTTGAGTTCAGTCAGGATGAGAGGAATCCTCGCCCGCCAAGGACTAGCACCGAGCACAGCCTGAAGGGCCGACGCACTGACTTGATCATCAAAGGAATCGGCATTGGATCCGGCAAACCAATGCCCCCCTTGGCCAAGCAGTCGATAGCGCGCTGTTGCGAAGCTCTCGAGGTCCCAGGCCTCCAACATGTTGTGGAGCCAAAGCAAAACGGGCAAGTTGATCTCTCCAGGCGTGTCTTGCCAAGAGGGAAGCCCCACATGCCATGTGGCCATCCATTCGGCTCCTAGCGCGTCCACCGCCGCCCTCTGCAGGCGTTGATGCACCGGTTCAATCAAATCAACGGCTTGAGGCAAGAGCTCAATGGCCTTGAGATGGCGATCAAAATCCTGCGGTGAAGCAGCACCCACACTGATGGTGTGCACGCGTTCATCCTGCAAACAGAACAGATCGTTAAACACAATCGGGTGGAGCGGTGCACAAAGGTCGAGCAGTTTCTGCGATGGGCTGTGGAGATGGCCCCCTTTGTCAGTCGGGCTAATGATGAAAACGCCCATGTCTTGGCGGCGGGCCGCGTCCAAGGCAGGGGAATTGTCCTGACGGATGTAATACCAATGCAGATTGAGGTAGTCGAAAGCTCCGGTGTTGCACGCATCCACAATCAACTCGGTGGGTCCATGGGTTGAAAAACCCACCGAACCAATCCGGCCCTTTGTCTGCCAGCGACGGACCACCTCCATGCAACCGCCGGGTCGAAGCGTCTGCTCAAGGTGTTCTGGCAAGTTGATGCCATGAATGGCCAGCAGGTCCAAACGATCACAGTCCAAGCGTTCAAAGCTCAGCTCCAGCTCCGCTTCAAAGGCAACAACATCATCACGGGGAGGAACTTTGCTTTGCAGCAAACGCTTGGCATCGGGGGCCTTGGGCAAGGCCCAACCCAACTGCCGCTCTGATGTGCCGTAGTGACGAGCCGTTTCCACATGATGAAATCCCTCAGCCACAGCCCGATTCAACGTGGCCTGTAACTGAGCTTGCGATGCTGCTGAGATGTCCTCTGCCGGAAGATCGCTCCAACTCTGCTGAAACCGCATAGCCCCGAGCGACAACAGTGGAATGTCCAGCTCTGTTCGTCCAAAGCGTCGGGTTGGAAGCGAAGCCATCAACCCTGAGGACGTGCCTGCAGGTTTTGCCGCTCTAAACCCTGCTTCAACGCTTTGAGGGATTCGAACGGAACCCAATGAATGCAGTCCACAGGGCAGGTGTCGATCGCTTCTTGAATTCGATCGGTGCTGTCGCCATCTTGACGAAAGGCTCTGGAACGACCGAGATGGGGCTCAACGACGAAAGTATTGGTGGCGACATGGGCGCAATAACGGCAACCAATACAAATGGCCTCATCCACCCACACGGCTTGATCCCTGAGCTGACCACCCAGCAATGGCTCCAATCCATTCGCCTGAACGGAATGAATTGCTGGAGCAGAAAAAGCAAGCGATGGATCAGCCAGGGTTAAGCGTCCCAGCGAGTAACCACGAGTTCGATCGAACCATCCTGGGCCTGGGTTTGTTCAGCAACCTGGAAGCCTTCGTTCGCAGTAGCCGCTAATACCGTGTTCAAGGCATAGCGCTGGGTGAGTTTGGCCAGAAAGCGTTCGATTGGGATCTGTTGTTTCCAAAGATCTAAGTCGGTCACCAGCTCGTAAGAACCAGACTTGGCGTTCCATCGAAAACCAAGGTCACCGCCCTCTTGCATCGTGACAGCCAGATCAGCCGTCACGGTTTGACCTTGGTAACCACGGACTGGGCGCGCCCCTTGCTCTGGAGGGAAGCCCATGTCGTTCAGCGCTTGAACCAATGGATCGAGCTGGCGCAGTTCTGTTTTAACGGTGCTGAAATGCGACATCAGTGCAATTGCGCGGGAAGGGATTGGGATTGGCTAGTCGGCTGCTGAAACGCTTCAGCAGTGGGTTCTTGGTGTTCAACGGCTCCAAGCGCAGCTTCCAACCGTTCGGTGAGCTGCTGGCACGCAGGACCGGCCACCCCTTCGACCCTTTCTTCCACGCGACCGTCAGGTCGAATGGTGAAACGAACCGTGCGTTGGGGCATTCGACCTGCGTGAGATGTGGCGCAATCTAATGGTGGTTTTCAAGAGTCGTTGTTGGTTCTGAACCTCAGATCAGAAACCCGTCGTTCATCAGGGCCTCTAAGCGCTCCACAACCACGGGGTTTTCTAACTGCTCAAGAGCTGTACGCGCCTCATCTTGCACAGATCGTTCACCGTCGTGAAGGAGCGACTCCATCAGCACTTCAATGATCTCGAGTTGACGAGGCTCGACCAACTGATCCATTAAGCGCCCCAGTGCCCAAATGCAATTGCTACGCACTACGGGTTCACTATCGATCTGAAGGCTGGCAACCAATTGACTCACCGCCGGATCCGCTTTGGCGGGCGAGCGGCCACCTGACTCAGCCAAAGAACCCGGACACCACAACCGAACCGCAGCCACATCGGTTTGCAGCGCATGAATCAGGGGATTCAGGATCGGAGCATCGGGGTAATTCCCCAAACTCCAAGCCGTGGCTTTGCGCACATAGGCATTGCTATCGGTCCGAAGCAGCTGAAGCAGCGGTTCCACCGCCGGTGGCGAAGGATTGCGCCCCAGGGCATACACCGCGCTCATCCGCTCCACTGGACAAGGGCGTTGCAACAGGGGAAGCAACAGAGGAAGGGCTCTGGGATCTCGATGCTCAC carries:
- a CDS encoding ferredoxin, whose amino-acid sequence is MADPSLAFSAPAIHSVQANGLEPLLGGQLRDQAVWVDEAICIGCRYCAHVATNTFVVEPHLGRSRAFRQDGDSTDRIQEAIDTCPVDCIHWVPFESLKALKQGLERQNLQARPQG
- a CDS encoding DUF3143 domain-containing protein, which codes for MPSPLPPESSPLNQHSLRALEQWLLQLGAIRIDNDPCRWQLERPAWSAVLLLDREDLKVIWQASGSSSETQCSLPYGLSRADVEAAIQAGP
- the rsmG gene encoding 16S rRNA (guanine(527)-N(7))-methyltransferase RsmG → MADATPGAEYWTALGWQPSTEQVDQLAMLQVLLREWNAKVNLTRLVEGDDYWINQVFDSLWPLAAELNKPHQPRTCMDVGTGGGFPGLAIAIALPGAHMTLLDSVGRKTAAVEAMASKLGLADRVAVRTERIETTGHDRACRGQFDLAMARAVAAAPVVAEYLVPLLKPKGEALLFRGQWSEDDTAQFHNVLTPLKAQLTGVEARQLPSERGIRHLLRVQPTGTCPSSYPRAVGIPSRTPLGS
- a CDS encoding J domain-containing protein, which codes for MKDQIKSVPDVSISHYQRLGVAPGVDPEALRQAFRRKSKALHPDTTALPEAQASLAFQQLKESYALLADPGRRDAYDAMLRETTARPHVVQKATSDPWNGIGERRPLSGGEWFSLVLLSLALLLSLLLGLGVAVVQGRDWQVSPSWLTDEQTLRTSNLRSDAVPPSTGEFTTQSALPPSA
- the bioA gene encoding adenosylmethionine--8-amino-7-oxononanoate transaminase, which encodes MALPRHPNLWPPFTQMASAAAAQRVTAGDGALLLREEGPPLIDAISSWWVTLHGHANPVMAEAIADQARRLEQVIFADFTHEPAEQLAVRLSGITGLQRLFFSDNGSTAVEVAIKIACQWWANRGQPRHQIVAFDGAYHGDTFGAMAVGERNLFSAPFEDKLFPVARVPWPSTWWNDDDVDRKETAALQILEDTLQTPTAAVILEPLLQGAGGMTMVRPDFLREVERRTKAAGALLIADEVLTGFGRCGDWFASRRAGIRPDLMALSKGLTGGCLPMGVTMASEAVFEAFIGDDPNLTLWHGHSFTANPLGCAAANASLTLLERNPMAFQNFEARHRPHLEALSQHPRVERARLLGTVAAFDLVVGGTAGYLNPAGPTVKRIAMEHGVFLRPLGQVVYLLPPLCISDAQLEQCYGAIQTALDQL
- a CDS encoding HEAT repeat domain-containing protein; amino-acid sequence: MTEDRSQQRDRGPASLALDPDLLARELAAEENLDPLDAFEPNQAVDDASPSIAFACDQGLLALRGTHDQRLQGLQVFCEHRDPRALPLLLPLLQRPCPVERMSAVYALGRNPSPPAVEPLLQLLRTDSNAYVRKATAWSLGNYPDAPILNPLIHALQTDVAAVRLWCPGSLAESGGRSPAKADPAVSQLVASLQIDSEPVVRSNCIWALGRLMDQLVEPRQLEIIEVLMESLLHDGERSVQDEARTALEQLENPVVVERLEALMNDGFLI
- a CDS encoding aldo/keto reductase, with translation MASLPTRRFGRTELDIPLLSLGAMRFQQSWSDLPAEDISAASQAQLQATLNRAVAEGFHHVETARHYGTSERQLGWALPKAPDAKRLLQSKVPPRDDVVAFEAELELSFERLDCDRLDLLAIHGINLPEHLEQTLRPGGCMEVVRRWQTKGRIGSVGFSTHGPTELIVDACNTGAFDYLNLHWYYIRQDNSPALDAARRQDMGVFIISPTDKGGHLHSPSQKLLDLCAPLHPIVFNDLFCLQDERVHTISVGAASPQDFDRHLKAIELLPQAVDLIEPVHQRLQRAAVDALGAEWMATWHVGLPSWQDTPGEINLPVLLWLHNMLEAWDLESFATARYRLLGQGGHWFAGSNADSFDDQVSASALQAVLGASPWRARIPLILTELKHRLAGDAQKRLTSI
- a CDS encoding DUF2997 domain-containing protein, encoding MPQRTVRFTIRPDGRVEERVEGVAGPACQQLTERLEAALGAVEHQEPTAEAFQQPTSQSQSLPAQLH
- a CDS encoding DUF1257 domain-containing protein, with translation MSHFSTVKTELRQLDPLVQALNDMGFPPEQGARPVRGYQGQTVTADLAVTMQEGGDLGFRWNAKSGSYELVTDLDLWKQQIPIERFLAKLTQRYALNTVLAATANEGFQVAEQTQAQDGSIELVVTRWDA